The Agromyces marinus genome window below encodes:
- a CDS encoding HAD family hydrolase, which translates to MTAAPGRRWFVALDVDGTLMHEDERIDDVVAEAVASAVARGHLVTLATGRSWATTRPVLEHLGLEPEYVVTANGAITMRRDPGADGGWSQAHVETFDPSDALRKIRDVLPSGRFLVELPDGYRLYTRGMTDWNLDRAREVEFDELFGQEATRVVATSVDHELDEFFRIVEQMGLHHVSYAIGWTAWLDIAPDGVNKATALERVRGWLELPLDRVIAVGDGRNDIEMFHWAGSAGRAVAMGQAPPEVVAAASERTGAIDEAGLVAVLDSLP; encoded by the coding sequence ATGACCGCCGCACCCGGTCGGCGCTGGTTCGTCGCCCTCGACGTCGACGGCACCCTCATGCACGAGGACGAACGCATCGACGACGTGGTGGCCGAAGCCGTGGCATCCGCTGTCGCACGGGGCCACCTCGTCACGCTCGCGACCGGGCGGTCGTGGGCGACCACGCGGCCGGTCCTGGAACACCTCGGGCTCGAGCCCGAGTACGTGGTCACCGCCAACGGCGCGATCACGATGCGCCGCGACCCGGGGGCAGACGGCGGCTGGTCGCAGGCGCACGTCGAGACCTTCGACCCGAGCGACGCGCTCCGCAAGATCCGCGACGTGCTCCCCAGCGGGCGCTTCCTCGTCGAGCTGCCCGACGGCTACCGGCTCTACACGCGGGGGATGACCGACTGGAACCTCGATCGCGCGCGCGAGGTCGAGTTCGACGAACTGTTCGGCCAGGAGGCCACGCGCGTCGTCGCGACCAGCGTCGACCACGAGCTCGACGAGTTCTTCCGCATCGTCGAGCAGATGGGCCTGCATCACGTCAGCTACGCGATCGGGTGGACCGCGTGGCTCGACATCGCCCCCGACGGGGTGAACAAGGCGACCGCGCTCGAGCGCGTTCGCGGGTGGCTCGAGCTGCCGCTCGACCGGGTCATCGCGGTCGGCGACGGGCGCAACGACATCGAGATGTTCCACTGGGCGGGCTCGGCCGGGCGTGCGGTCGCGATGGGGCAGGCCCCGCCCGAGGTCGTCGCCGCCGCGAGCGAGCGCACGGGGGCGATCGACGAGGCCGGGCTCGTCGCGGTGCTCGACTCGCTGCCCTGA